The following coding sequences are from one Candidatus Nanopelagicus hibericus window:
- the argF gene encoding ornithine carbamoyltransferase yields the protein MSTPLKDLLRTSDLSKSDIQMLLETAGKFAKKPLQAKKTLAKRTVAIYMTKSSTRTRLASESAVAHLGGTPIFMRADDLQIGRGESIADTAKVISGFCSALIVRTFAQSDVDELGKYASIPVINALTDDDHPTQLLADWLTITERFGKSFKNRKFVYVGDGNNVANAWLIMGATMGAHVVVATPQGKWAPKAAVVNQANEIAKKSGGKIEILTDPKSAAKGASAIYTDVWMSMGDSEADRNEKISALTPFSVTRELMNLTAKDSIFMHCLPAHRGEEVAADVIDGEQSVVWRQAFHRRTTIQSLLYHLTRGELKGNK from the coding sequence CCGGAAAGTTTGCTAAAAAACCATTACAAGCGAAAAAAACCTTAGCCAAGCGAACAGTGGCAATTTATATGACTAAATCTTCAACTAGAACTCGGCTGGCATCAGAGAGCGCAGTGGCTCACTTAGGTGGCACTCCTATATTTATGCGTGCTGATGATTTGCAAATTGGTCGGGGTGAATCTATTGCTGACACTGCCAAAGTAATTTCAGGTTTTTGCAGCGCTCTAATTGTTAGAACCTTTGCTCAATCTGATGTTGATGAGCTGGGAAAGTACGCCAGTATTCCAGTGATCAATGCATTAACTGATGACGACCATCCAACTCAACTGCTTGCTGATTGGCTAACTATTACCGAAAGATTTGGTAAAAGTTTTAAAAATCGTAAGTTTGTATATGTTGGCGATGGAAATAATGTTGCTAACGCTTGGCTGATAATGGGTGCCACCATGGGTGCACATGTAGTTGTTGCCACACCTCAAGGTAAGTGGGCACCAAAAGCAGCTGTAGTAAATCAAGCTAATGAGATCGCTAAGAAATCTGGCGGTAAAATTGAGATTCTTACAGATCCAAAATCAGCCGCGAAAGGGGCCAGTGCGATTTATACTGATGTTTGGATGTCAATGGGAGATTCCGAGGCAGATAGAAATGAAAAAATTAGCGCACTTACACCTTTTTCAGTGACCAGAGAGTTAATGAATTTAACTGCTAAAGATTCAATATTCATGCATTGTCTGCCAGCACATCGAGGCGAAGAGGTTGCCGCTGATGTTATCGATGGTGAGCAGTCAGTTGTTTGGCGCCAAGCTTTTCATAGGCGAACAACGATTCAGTCTTTGCTTTATCACTTAACACGAGGTGAATTAAAAGGTAATAAATAA
- a CDS encoding NAD(P) transhydrogenase subunit alpha, which yields MRVAVAKEIKAGEKRVALVPDIISKLTKAGLEVVIESNAGLASEYSDKQFTDAGALVKNGDVLVNADVVLSVQPLTPAQIKTLKKGCITISFLAATTAADSIEAAVLAGVTAISLEMVPRISRAQSMDALTSQALCAGYKAALVAAELSPKFFPLLMTAAGTVTPAKVVVLGAGVAGLQAIATAKRLGAVVSAYDVRPASADEVKSMGAKFITLELEALEGAGGYAREMTEERANKQRDLLTPYIAAADVLITTAAVPGRTAPRLVTAQMVSQMAPGSVVVDLAAESGGNVEGSVAGEIITNSNGVKIWGGKDVPSQLPFHASMLFSRNVVNLLLLMSKTVDGKPNGVIEPDFSDEIIDSATLTHNGAKREKGK from the coding sequence ATGCGTGTAGCAGTTGCCAAAGAGATCAAAGCTGGTGAAAAACGAGTTGCACTCGTGCCAGATATTATTTCTAAATTAACCAAAGCTGGCCTTGAGGTCGTTATTGAATCTAATGCTGGCTTGGCATCTGAGTACTCTGATAAACAATTTACTGATGCTGGGGCGCTGGTAAAAAATGGTGATGTGCTAGTAAATGCTGATGTAGTTCTCTCCGTTCAACCATTAACACCGGCTCAGATAAAAACCTTGAAAAAGGGTTGTATTACAATCTCATTTCTCGCCGCCACCACCGCTGCAGACTCAATTGAGGCCGCAGTTTTAGCTGGGGTTACTGCCATATCACTTGAGATGGTGCCCAGAATTTCTCGCGCACAATCTATGGATGCTCTGACATCACAAGCATTATGTGCTGGATATAAAGCCGCATTAGTGGCTGCTGAGTTATCTCCTAAATTTTTTCCACTGTTAATGACAGCGGCAGGCACCGTCACTCCAGCAAAAGTAGTTGTGTTGGGTGCTGGTGTTGCCGGATTACAAGCGATTGCAACTGCAAAGCGATTAGGCGCGGTTGTCTCTGCATATGATGTCAGACCCGCTTCAGCTGATGAGGTCAAATCAATGGGTGCAAAATTTATAACTCTAGAGCTTGAAGCTTTAGAGGGCGCGGGTGGATACGCCAGAGAGATGACAGAGGAGCGTGCAAATAAACAGCGCGATTTGCTTACTCCTTACATTGCAGCTGCGGATGTATTGATTACTACCGCTGCTGTTCCTGGCCGCACTGCGCCAAGATTGGTGACAGCCCAGATGGTTTCACAAATGGCCCCCGGATCAGTTGTAGTTGATTTAGCAGCTGAAAGCGGTGGAAATGTTGAAGGATCAGTTGCCGGTGAAATAATTACTAACTCAAATGGTGTAAAAATCTGGGGTGGAAAAGATGTTCCAAGTCAATTACCATTTCATGCATCTATGTTGTTCTCACGAAATGTAGTTAATCTACTTTTGCTAATGAGCAAAACTGTTGACGGCAAGCCAAATGGTGTGATTGAGCCAGATTTTTCAGATGAAATTATTGATTCAGCCACCTTAACTCACAATGGTGCCAAGCGAGAGAAGGGCAAGTAA